One region of Mangifera indica cultivar Alphonso chromosome 3, CATAS_Mindica_2.1, whole genome shotgun sequence genomic DNA includes:
- the LOC123210532 gene encoding CBS domain-containing protein CBSX3, mitochondrial-like: MQGVIKSFLSRGSFIKTAVLQRVCLVNPVLRPLVFSRNESVSSARIEEQGFESTTISDILKAKGKSADGSWLWCTTDDTVYDAVKSMTQHNVGALVVVKCGEQKSIAGIITERDYLRKIIVQGRSSKSTKVGDIMTEENKLITVTPNTKVLLAMQLMTDNRIRHIPVIDDRGMIGMVSIGDVVHAVLTEHREQLDRMNAFIHGGY; the protein is encoded by the exons ATGCAAGGTGTCATTAAATCGTTTCTGTCCCGCGGGAGTTTCATCAAGACTGCCGTTTTGCAACGCGTCTGTCTGGTGAATCCGGTGCTGAGGCCATTGGTTTTTTCGAGAAATGAGTCGGTTTCATCGGCTCGTATAGAAGAGCAAGGATTTGAGAGCACGACTATATCAGATATCTTAAAAGCTAAAGGTAAAAGTGCTGATGGGTCTTGGCTTTGGTGCACTACTGATGATACTGTTTATGATGCCGTCAAGTCG ATGACCCAACACAATGTTGGAGCCTTGGTGGTGGTGAAATGTGGGGAGCAAAAATCAATTGCTGGGATTATTACTGAGAGAG ATTATCTCCGGAAGATAATAGTGCAGGGAAGATCATCCAAGTCAACCAAGGTCGGGGACATAATGACCGAAGAG AACAAGCTTATCACGGTGACACCGAACACCAAAGTTCTGCTAGCAATGCAATTGATGACAG ACAACCGCATTCGGCACATTCCAGTAATCGATGACAGGGGAATGATAGGCATGGTATCAATTGGAGATGTTGTTCATGCTGTGCTGACTGAGCATCGTGAACAGCTGGACCGCATGAACGCGTTTATACATGGAGGTTACTAG